The window TTTCTGATCATCTGTGGATCGGCTATTAGAGGAGAAAGATCAGCTAAGTCCTTCGGATCTGATCAACTTAGTACAGGAGCTACTGATTTCATCAACTTCGGCTTAACTCTCGCCAAAACAATGAATTATACAGGTTATAGCTTAGCTTTTCAGCTTTGCGTGATTTTCGGTTCTTTTGGCTGTTACTGCCAGGCCATACCTGTAAAAGAAATAGCTAACCTAAGGACGTATATTGTGAGTATGACCTTTTAATAATACTTGCTTGTGGGAGAGATGAATGAACATTGACTTGGAGTTGTGTCTATGATAGGCTTTCGTCACAGTCATCTTGAGAAAGCTTGGTGTTATTTTGACTATTGACTAGATGAGTTTTTGACTAAATGATCTAGATTTTGCTTTAGCCCTCTACTCAATTTGTTATAGAGATTAAGAGGTCATTCATAAATCTTTCACAAGATGCGCATAATATGGGTATAAAGCAGGATGATGTTGATAATTTTTTGGTGAGAATCCATTCAATTGTCATGTCAAGTAGTATctgtattgaaaaaaatgactggCTTTTAGTTTCGGATTTCTCAGACTACCATGATGGTGATAGTAAAGACTCAAGATTAGCATTAAAAATGATAATCTGAAATAATCAATTAAAGAAGGTGAGATCCTTAAAgctttggcttaaaaaaaaatcatttataggtgtttttctccaaaaaacaCCTGGTTTTAAAATTCTACTACTCCATCTAGGTCATCTGTGAATTACCCCTGAACTCAGTCACTTGCTGAGATTCTGTAGGAGTTATAATCTggcttattttcaaaaatattttttgtttgtttcattatatgagtttcttttaaaattttacttaatggttaattaaaatagtttttgcattttaaatattttattatttgttcaaaATTTAGCTATTATAATTATAGTTGTTATACATATGTTCAAGCCTTCACAAACTATTTTATTCTCATAACATCAAATCAAATCTCACACACACAGCTGGAACTAACTATCTTTTAAAGCTGACATAATATGGTATTAAGAGGACACAGGTAGATGTTATAAAGATCTTTACCATAAGGGGGCAGTATTTTATAGTTGGAAGGCTgctggtttcctttcttttttttaacgaGGCTTGAGAACACGTTTTTAAAACTAGTTATTTGGGACAATTGAAGTATCATCAATCTTGTTGAATTTATTTGTCATATTGCAATTTAAGGGTTATactagaaaataagaaagttaaAATAGCGTGGTAGTCTTTGGTTACGTCCAACATAATAACTTTTGGGAATACTTGGTAGAAGTAAGGAGAGGgttgaaaagaaaatctgtgaaCCTTGTCAGCATCTGAGTGCAATAAAACTTGAAGTACACTTTTAGGGCAATTCATGGACTAATTGTAaaccaatttttcctttttttttttccagaacgcTAGTAATCCAGATGTAGCGGATGGTGGGCATctttttttggatattttgaaGAATTGGAGAGAGGTAAGCTGATTATTTCTATTTGGCTAATTTTCCTGTTGCTTATTTTCTGATGGATAAATTCAGACTAACGTCTCTTTGTGTTCTTTCATCCCAAGGAGAgtgacaaaaaaataattcagagccAGGTTGTTTCCTTCTACTTCAAACTCTTTGACAGCTTAAAAGACAACCAGCACATTAAGAGCAGCATGGAAGCGATCAAGGAAGACCTGAGTGTTAAGTTCTTCAATAGCAGCAGCAGTAAATTGGAAGACTTCAAGAAACTGATTCAAATTTCGGTGAGAGgatattaattctttctttggtttcattATAGAGGCTCTTCAAAAAGTACTTTAGTTCCCCAAAAGTAGAAATTAGCTACTGGGTACAGTTGTTCAAATTGTGAAATACACGCATGGCCCAAACTCCTCCTTACTAAGCTCATTCATGCTTTTAGGTGATTTTGTCAGGTCACTATGGAGATTAATTTTGTGATTTGAGAAAATACTGGCATTATGACTATTGTACAGACAGGTGAATGCACAAATCCAGTGAGGAGGAAGTGGTGAATCAGTTGAGGGAAGTATTGAGAAGCAGTTCTCTCATTGCCCCTTGTTGGTGTGACGGAGAGGCTGCCTGTCTTAATGGAAAGAGCAGTGGGAGGGGAAAGAAGATTGGTGCTCTCCTCCCAGCTTGGTTAACAAGGAACTGTGTGAACTCAGATGAATCATAGGCttggctcagtttcttcattttaaagggaGCCTATTGGTTTCTAACTTCTATGGTCTCCTTTGCTCTCAAACTCTACGATGGCATATATAGAAAGTGAGAATGAGGTAGGAGAGAGCTATGGCCTTTGACGAGGCATTAGGGGCATTGCGCTGCCAGGCTCTGGTCAACCTCTCATATTATGCAGCCCaagtgtttgtttgcttgcttttaggaaagaaaaaagttagaatTTATATCTTATGAAATAATTGCTTTATCAATTTTTGGATACTAGAATATCTCAGCTGGAGAAATCCTTAGGCTCCTAAGCTTTAGCTCATGAAATTGTCTTGAATCTTTAAAGCTTGAGTCTAGAAGCTGTAAGATAACTTTGAAGCATAAAGACAAGtcacagttttcaaaattttatctaGGCAACAAAGGCCTCCAGATTCCTTTGGGTTTGGCTTTGATATAAACATGAGAAAGGCAGGGGTCCTGGTGTGACCTGTGCTCTCAGGATTTGCACCCAGCTCTCACTATACCTGGGTCGGCCTCTTGTCCCTTTCAGATCAGCCCCTAGGAACTGACATAAGTGCTTGTTCTTCAGTATTTCTCTAGTCCCCAATGTATTAGATCGTGCAAACGTGACTtggaaaaattaatgttaattaattacTTTCCATTGATAGTGTTTTCCAGTGTTCAGCAGATCTCCTTTGCCACAGTCTGAGACTGAAAGAGCACTTGTTCCTAACTCAGTGCTGCCTCTGGCTTGCTGTTCAGTGCTGGATAAGTCTCATAGTTTCTTGGTGATGCTTTCAACACTGGAAAGTAAAATTTATCTCTTACAAACACACAGCTGATAGAAACTTTTTTCTACTCTGCTGTAACTGGGCcttgaaaaaaatctcttggTCTTATCCTTCTGGAAACTCCAAGCGTCCTGCTTCATATGGGCAATGTTGAGTGAGCTCTCAATGATTGTCCTCGTTTGCTCAACTGCTAATATATTTAAGGCATGTTATGCCTTTTAGTGATTAGTTCTGCAGCCTAGAATCTCCCTAGTCATTCTCAGAAATGTGGTAAGGTGGAAGAAAGAAACATAGTGGCAAAACCAAGATGAAAGCAAATGGTCCTCATTTTAGTAAGCATGAGTTCATATAAATGTTCCTATTGGTTACAGTGAGGAAATAGTTCAATTTGCTGGAATAGAAGGCAGAGTACAGGGAAATTTGCTGCAATtctcaattttaaatgtttttaccaGTAATTAATTATTGCCAcataaaaatgattcatttttatttttaatcccattATGGAAATGATGATGCTTAcctaatttgggggaaaattaaaACTCATAGTATTCATTGGTCTTGGACTTGGTAATTTACAAAGCACTAAACCTGTAtaagtgattctcaaactttgatggatatcagcatcacctggggagcttaGTGACCACAC of the Rhinolophus sinicus isolate RSC01 linkage group LG02, ASM3656204v1, whole genome shotgun sequence genome contains:
- the IFNG gene encoding interferon gamma, producing MNYTGYSLAFQLCVIFGSFGCYCQAIPVKEIANLRTYINASNPDVADGGHLFLDILKNWREESDKKIIQSQVVSFYFKLFDSLKDNQHIKSSMEAIKEDLSVKFFNSSSSKLEDFKKLIQISVNDVRVQRKAISELSNVMLDLSPKTNQRKRKRSQGPFRGWRASK